Within Myceligenerans xiligouense, the genomic segment GGCGCTGCTCGACGTGGAGCGCGAGGGATGGGCCGCGCCGGACGAGGAGATCGCGGGTGCGATGCTGCGCGGCCTGGAGTTCGGGCCCGCGCGTCCGTCCCGGGGTGCCTCCGGCCGCGCTCCCGCCGGCCGGCGGACGTCGCCGGCGAGCGGTCCCGGGGGCCTGCCGAACCGGTTGGCCGAGCTGCACGTGGCACGCACCCTGGCCGCGGACCTCGCGCGGGTCCGGGCCTGCACCACGGGGCTGGACGCGCCGCAGGCGTTCCGTGTCGCCCTCTTCGCGCACCGGCTCGACGTCGACGACCCGGGCGTTCCCGAGGCCGCGCGCCTCGCCACGGTTCTGCTGGAACGGGTGGCGGAGGCACTGCCCGACGACGCGGAGGCGCTCGCACGGGTACTGCGGCTGTTCGGCCGCCGGCCGCTCCCGCGCGACGTGGCGGTGGGGCTGGCGGAGCGGCTGACCGCCGTCGTCGGCCGCCGTGATGATCCTGATCCCGCCGGCCCGGCCGTGACCCCCGAGGTGGCCGACGCCACCGCGACGCTCGCGCGGGCGCTGGGGGCTCCGGAGACGTACGACGAGGTGCCGCCGTCGGCGCAGGAGGCGGTCACCGCGTGGCGCGAGCTGGCCGCGCGGGACCCGGACCGGTACCGGGTGCCGCTGCTGGAGGCACGCACCGTGATGGCGGGCGTGCTGTTCGGCAAGGGGCGGTACGCCGAGTCGCTCCAGGTCTCCGACGAGGTCGCGTCCGCGTGCCGTGCCGCGCCCGCCGAGGAGCGGGTGTGGATGGACCCCATGCTGGCGAACGCCCTGAACGGCATGGCGATCTCGTACGACTTCCTGGGCCGCCCCGAGCAGGTGGAGGTGTGTCACACGGCGTCCGTGGCGACGCTCCGGCGACTCGTGGCCCGTGACCCCGCCGCGCACGAGGCGATGCTCGCGCTCGTGCTGGCGAACACCGTGGGACAGGTCGAGCTCGGCCGCGCGGCGGACGTGATCGACGGGCTGCGCGAGTCCGTGGAGATCCGGCGGCGGCTCACGCTGCGCCGCCCCGGCGAGCACGAGCAGTACCTCGCCTTCGCGCTGTCGAACCTCAGCGACGCCGCGGCCCAGCTCGACCGGCCGGCCGAGGCGGTCGCCGCCGCCCGGGAGGCGCTGGCGATCCGGCGCCGGTTCGCGCGGCAGGACCCTGTGGGGATGCGATGGCTCGTCGCGTGGTCCCTGGCGGGCCTCGGCTCGCTGCTGTCGGACCGGGGCCGTGCCGCCGAGGCCGCCGGGCTGGAGGAGGAGTCCGTCCGGATCCGGCGCGAACTGGCCGAGGAGACGCCGCAGCGCTACCGCGACATGCTCGCGACGTCGTGCTCCAACCTGGCGGTCACCTACGCGCGGCTCGGCCGGTTCACCGAGGCGCTGCCGCTGGAGGAGGAAGCGGTCGGCATCCGGCGGGACCTGGCGGGCCGGGTGCCCGGCCGGTACGAGGAGGATCTCGCCCGCTCGTTGTCCCGCCTGAGCGTGCGGCTGACGGAGGCGAACCGGCCGCTCGACGCCGTCGCCCCGGCGACGGAGGCCGTGAGCATGCTGCGCGACCTCGCGCGCTCGAAGCGGCCCCATCACCAGGACGGCCTCGCCGTCGCGCTCACGAACCTCGCCACCGTGCTGCGCAGCCTGGGCCGTGCCGAGGCCGCCACCGCCGCGGTGCGGGAGGCGTTCGCGCTGCGGGACGAGAGCGTCGAGCTCGTCGAGCGGGAGCGGGGCAGGTGGAGCTCGCCGGCCCGGTCCGCGGACGTCCTCGTGGACATCGAGGAGGGCGGGGCACCGGCGTCGTCATAGGATCGACTCCCGTGACACGCACACCGACCGTCGGAGTCCTTGCCCTGCAGGGAGATGTCCGAGAGCACGCCGCGGCCCTCGAGTCCGTGGGCGCCCGCGCGCTCCCCGTGCGCCGCACCTCCGAGCTGGAGGCGGTCGACGGCCTGGTCCTCCCGGGCGGGGAGTCCACGACCATCGACAAGCTGCTGCACATCTTCGGCCTGGCCGAGCCGCTGCGCGCGATGATCAAGGAGGGCCTGCCCGTCTACGGTTCGTGCGCGGGGATGATCCTGCTCGCCGACCGCATCACCTCGGGCACCGCGGACCAGCGGACGCTCGGTGGCATGGACGTGGTCGTGCGGCGCAACGCCTTCGGGCGGCAGGTCGACTCGTTCGAGACGGACCTGGAGATGACCGGTGTCCCCGGCGGCCCGGTGCGTACCGCGTTCATCCGCGCGCCCTGGATCGAGGAGGCCGGCGCCGACGTCGAGGTGCTCGCCCGGATTCCCGCCACCGACACGTCGGGCCGTGAGGTGGCCGCCGCCGGTAAGATCGTCGCAGCACGGCAGGGCCCGCTGCTCGCCACCGCCTTCCACCCGGAGATCACGGGGGACGCACGCGTGCACGGTCTGTTCGCCCGCATCATCGAAGATTCGCGAAGGAGTTAACGGGTACATGTCAGGTCACTCCAAGTGGGCCACGACCAAGCACAAGAAGGCGGCGATCGACGCCAAGCGTGGCAAGCTCTTCGCGAAGCTCATCAAGAACATCGAGGTGGCGGCGCGCACCGGTGGCGGTGACCCCGCGGGCAACCCGACGCTGTTCGACGCCATCCAGAAGGCGAAGAAGTCGTCCGTCCCGAACGACAACATCGATCGCGCGGTCAAGCGCGGCTCCGGCGAGGGCGCCGACGCCGTCGACTACCAGACGATCATGTACGAGGGTTACGGCAACAACGGCATCGCCGTGCTGGTCGAGTGCCTCACCGACAACAAGAACCGCGCCGCGGCCGAGGTCCGCACCGCGTTCAACCGCAACGGCGGCTCGCTCGCCGACCCGGGCTCGGTGTCGTACCTGTTCTCGCGCAAGGGTCTCGTCGTCGTGCCGAAGGCCGACGGCGTCGGCGAGGACGAGGTCATGATGGCCGCCCTCGACGCCGGTGCCGAGGAGGTCACGGATCTCGGTGAGGTCATCGAGGTCATGTCCGAGGCCACCGACCTGGTTCCCGTGCGCAAGGCCATCCAGGACGCCGGCATCGACTACGACTCCGCCGACGTCGTCTGGCACCCGTCGATGCAGGTCGAGGTCGACGTCGAGGGCGCGAAGAAGATCACCCGCCTCATCGACGCCCTCGAGGACAGCGACGACGTGCAGAACGTCTACGCGAACTTCGACGCGAGCGACGAGGTCATGGAGGCGCTCGACGCCGAGGAGTGACGGCTTCCCGATCGAGATGGACGTCAGGTCGCTGCCGTCCTGATCGGGCGGCGCGCATGTGCCGGACGGTCGTGCGCCTGTGAGATGGTGAGGCGTGCGCGTTCTCGGAGTCGATCCCGGCCTGACCAGGTGCGGCGTCGGCGTCGTCGACTCCCTGCCCGGCCGCCGGGCGCGGATGGCAGGCGTCGGCGTCATCCGGTCCGACGCCGGACTGACTGTGGACCTGCGGCTGCTGCGGATCGCCGACGGGCTGGAGGAGTGGCTCGACGCGCACCTGCCCGACGTCGTCGCCGTCGAGCGGGTCTTCGCCCAGCACAACGTCGCGTCCGTGACGGGTACGGCCCAGGCGGCGGGCCTCGCGATGGTCGCCGCCGCCCGGCGCGGGATCCCGGTGGCGCTCCACACCCCGAGCGAGGTCAAGGCCGCCGTGACCGGCTCCGGACGAGCCGACAAGGCGCAGGTCACCAAGATGGTCACCCGCATCCTGCGACTCGACGACCCACCGAAGCCCGCGGACGCCGCGGACGCGCTGGCGCTCGCGGTCTGCCATCTGTGGCGCCCGGCGGGCGCGCTGCACGGGGGAGAGCGGCACGAGCTGACCTCCGCCCAGCGTGCCTGGGCGGCCGCGGAGGCGGCGGCACGCCGCAAGGGCTGACGCGCGGCCGTTCCCGGCGCACGTGCCGGCCCGCCCGCGGGTGTGGATTCACCGGGGCCCTGCGCGTCGTCGTCGCCCGGCCCCGGCGGTCACGTTAGGATCGCACGGACGTTCGAGGGGAACGCCGGTCCCGGCGTGCCCGACCACCGCAGCCGCCGGAAGGAGCACCCGTGATCGCATCGCTGACGGGAACCGTGCAGCACGTGACACTGGACCGCGCCGTGGTCGACGTCGGTGGCGTCGGCTACCTGGTGCACGCCACCCCCGGCACGCTCGCGGGCCTGCGCGTGGGCGAGGAGGCGCGCGTCGCCACCAGCATGGTGGTCCGTGAGGACTCGATGACCCTGTACGGCTTCGCCGACGCCGACGAGCGCGACGTCTTCGAGATCGTCCAGACGGTCAGCGGTGTCGGGCCGCGCCTGGCGCTCGCGATGCTTGCCGTGTTCCCGCCCGAGGGGCTGCGCCGTGCCGTGTCCGCCGAGGACACCGCGGCGCTGACGCGGGTGCCGGGTATCGGCAGGAAGGGCGCGCAGCGCATCCTCCTGGAACTCGGTGACCGGCTCGGCCCGCCGACCGGCGCTGCCGGGCAGGCGGCCGAAGGCAACCCGGAGTCCGCGGGCGTGCCCGCGATCGACCCCGGGACCGGGCAGGTGGTCGAGGCGCTCACCGGCCTGGGCTGGCCCGCCAGGTCCGCGGAGGAGGCGGTGGCGAAGGTGCTCGCCGAGACGGGGGCGGACGCGGTCGCGCCGTCGGACGTGGCCACGACACTGCGGGCGGCGCTCCGCGTGCTCGGGGGCGCTCGTGGCTGAGGAGGTTCCGGTGGATCCGGCCCTCGGCGACGCGGCCCCGTTCGCCGGGGACAGCGG encodes:
- the ruvC gene encoding crossover junction endodeoxyribonuclease RuvC, whose translation is MRVLGVDPGLTRCGVGVVDSLPGRRARMAGVGVIRSDAGLTVDLRLLRIADGLEEWLDAHLPDVVAVERVFAQHNVASVTGTAQAAGLAMVAAARRGIPVALHTPSEVKAAVTGSGRADKAQVTKMVTRILRLDDPPKPADAADALALAVCHLWRPAGALHGGERHELTSAQRAWAAAEAAARRKG
- a CDS encoding tetratricopeptide repeat-containing protein → MWRPPHPDSRLRAQRAKVSAAGLLDPALRIVPFTGRDAELAELQAWCRERPRVQVRFVTGTGGVGKSRLAIEFAARLRRRGWACVWPEPDDSPAEIAAACRGGRVLVVVDDAAAHPRLAEQLGALAGGGEGRLRVILLGRTGREWWTRLRWACDLWAGPETVPTSQVHLAPPRTPVATMVAIARRAFARSAFARRSGVRRKLGPAGLAVPEVREGPEPAPVLDVHAAALATLLRGGGVADVSRGVGALLDVEREGWAAPDEEIAGAMLRGLEFGPARPSRGASGRAPAGRRTSPASGPGGLPNRLAELHVARTLAADLARVRACTTGLDAPQAFRVALFAHRLDVDDPGVPEAARLATVLLERVAEALPDDAEALARVLRLFGRRPLPRDVAVGLAERLTAVVGRRDDPDPAGPAVTPEVADATATLARALGAPETYDEVPPSAQEAVTAWRELAARDPDRYRVPLLEARTVMAGVLFGKGRYAESLQVSDEVASACRAAPAEERVWMDPMLANALNGMAISYDFLGRPEQVEVCHTASVATLRRLVARDPAAHEAMLALVLANTVGQVELGRAADVIDGLRESVEIRRRLTLRRPGEHEQYLAFALSNLSDAAAQLDRPAEAVAAAREALAIRRRFARQDPVGMRWLVAWSLAGLGSLLSDRGRAAEAAGLEEESVRIRRELAEETPQRYRDMLATSCSNLAVTYARLGRFTEALPLEEEAVGIRRDLAGRVPGRYEEDLARSLSRLSVRLTEANRPLDAVAPATEAVSMLRDLARSKRPHHQDGLAVALTNLATVLRSLGRAEAATAAVREAFALRDESVELVERERGRWSSPARSADVLVDIEEGGAPASS
- a CDS encoding YebC/PmpR family DNA-binding transcriptional regulator → MSGHSKWATTKHKKAAIDAKRGKLFAKLIKNIEVAARTGGGDPAGNPTLFDAIQKAKKSSVPNDNIDRAVKRGSGEGADAVDYQTIMYEGYGNNGIAVLVECLTDNKNRAAAEVRTAFNRNGGSLADPGSVSYLFSRKGLVVVPKADGVGEDEVMMAALDAGAEEVTDLGEVIEVMSEATDLVPVRKAIQDAGIDYDSADVVWHPSMQVEVDVEGAKKITRLIDALEDSDDVQNVYANFDASDEVMEALDAEE
- the ruvA gene encoding Holliday junction branch migration protein RuvA, translated to MIASLTGTVQHVTLDRAVVDVGGVGYLVHATPGTLAGLRVGEEARVATSMVVREDSMTLYGFADADERDVFEIVQTVSGVGPRLALAMLAVFPPEGLRRAVSAEDTAALTRVPGIGRKGAQRILLELGDRLGPPTGAAGQAAEGNPESAGVPAIDPGTGQVVEALTGLGWPARSAEEAVAKVLAETGADAVAPSDVATTLRAALRVLGGARG
- the pdxT gene encoding pyridoxal 5'-phosphate synthase glutaminase subunit PdxT, giving the protein MTRTPTVGVLALQGDVREHAAALESVGARALPVRRTSELEAVDGLVLPGGESTTIDKLLHIFGLAEPLRAMIKEGLPVYGSCAGMILLADRITSGTADQRTLGGMDVVVRRNAFGRQVDSFETDLEMTGVPGGPVRTAFIRAPWIEEAGADVEVLARIPATDTSGREVAAAGKIVAARQGPLLATAFHPEITGDARVHGLFARIIEDSRRS